The following coding sequences lie in one uncultured Fusobacterium sp. genomic window:
- a CDS encoding ABC transporter permease encodes MVEFFIAKKHIFERKRQSLISMLGIAIGIIVLVVSIGIANGLDKNMIDSILSMTSHVLVSEGENMSDYKELKSEIEKLNNVKGAVPSIETQGIFKYNGVYGGYIAGVRIEGFDLESARKAMDLDKKIYEGSINPNKINGLLIGKELAKNIGASIGDEVTIISSENREIKFKIDGIFQSGYYDYDINMIIMPLKAAQYMMYSGDTVNKIDVVLNDPYKAPEVANEIMTKLGAFSRTWGELNRNLLSALSLEKTVMIMVFSLIVIIAGFVVWVTLNMLVREKIKDIGIMRSMGFSRKSIMKIFLIQGMILGVTGIIIGTLIALGMLWYIKNYTLAFVTSIYYLTKIPVEISFKEVLIIIGANLGIIFVSSVFPAYRAAKLETVEALRHE; translated from the coding sequence ATGGTAGAATTTTTTATAGCAAAAAAACATATTTTTGAAAGAAAGAGACAAAGTTTAATTTCAATGTTAGGAATAGCAATAGGAATTATAGTTTTAGTTGTATCAATAGGTATAGCTAATGGACTTGATAAAAATATGATTGATAGTATTCTTTCAATGACTAGCCATGTGTTAGTTTCTGAGGGAGAGAATATGTCAGATTACAAAGAGTTAAAAAGTGAGATAGAAAAACTGAACAATGTTAAAGGAGCAGTACCAAGTATAGAGACACAGGGTATTTTTAAGTATAATGGTGTTTATGGTGGGTATATAGCGGGAGTTAGAATAGAGGGATTTGATCTTGAAAGTGCCAGAAAAGCTATGGATCTTGATAAGAAAATATATGAGGGAAGTATAAACCCTAATAAAATAAATGGTTTATTGATAGGAAAAGAGTTAGCTAAAAATATAGGAGCTAGTATAGGAGATGAAGTAACAATTATCTCATCTGAAAATAGAGAGATAAAATTTAAAATAGATGGAATATTTCAAAGTGGATATTATGATTATGATATTAATATGATTATAATGCCTTTAAAAGCAGCTCAATATATGATGTATAGTGGAGATACAGTTAATAAAATTGATGTAGTTTTAAATGATCCATATAAAGCACCAGAGGTAGCAAATGAGATAATGACTAAGTTAGGAGCTTTTTCAAGAACATGGGGAGAGTTAAATAGAAATCTTCTGTCAGCTCTTTCTCTTGAAAAAACAGTTATGATTATGGTTTTTTCTCTGATTGTTATTATAGCAGGGTTTGTTGTATGGGTAACTTTAAATATGTTAGTTAGAGAGAAGATAAAAGATATTGGTATAATGAGGTCAATGGGATTTTCTAGAAAGAGTATCATGAAGATATTTTTGATACAGGGTATGATTTTAGGAGTGACAGGAATAATTATTGGAACTCTAATAGCTTTAGGAATGTTATGGTATATAAAAAATTATACTCTTGCATTTGTAACATCTATCTATTATTTGACAAAGATACCAGTAGAAATTTCATTTAAGGAAGTATTGATAATAATAGGAGCAAATCTTGGAATTATATTTGTATCAAGTGTATTTCCAGCATATAGAGCAGCAAAATTAGAAACAGTGGAGGCATTAAGACATGAGTAA